A part of Geotrypetes seraphini chromosome 9, aGeoSer1.1, whole genome shotgun sequence genomic DNA contains:
- the SLITRK3 gene encoding SLIT and NTRK-like protein 3 has translation MEPSPAETRLKGRMLWIILLSTIALGWTTPIPLIEDSEEIDEPCFDPCYCEVKESLFHIHCDNKGFTNISQITEFWSRPFKLYLQRNSMRKLYINSFLHLNNAVSLNLGNNALQDIQAGAFNGLKILKRLYLHENKLDVFKNDTFMGLESLEYLQADYNVIKRIESGAFRNLSKLRVLILNDNLIPMLPTNLFKSVSLTHLDLRGNRLKILTYKGMLDHIGRSLMEIQLEENPWNCTCEIVQLKSWLERIPYTALVGDITCETPFHFHGKDLREIKRSKLCPLLSDSEVEASLGIPQLSSSKENVWPTKPSSMLSSFHFTASSVEYKPSNRQPKPTRQPRVPKPPPTSRGLYPGPNQPPIAAYQTRPPIPIICPTGCSCSLHINDLGLTVNCKERGFHNISELLPRPLNAKKLYLSGNLIQKIYRSDFWNFSSLDLLHLGNNRISYVQDGAFINLPNLKSLYLNGNDIERLTTGMFRGLQSLHYLYFEYNLIREIQPAAFSLMPNLKLLFLNDNLLRTLPTDAFAGTSLARLNLRNNHFLYLPVSGVLEHLNAIVQIDLKQNPWDCTCDIVPLKQWIETISSVIVVGEVLCTSPENLTNKDLKSVEMEILCPELLHAAAASPASPDNTFPTSSSVFEFTSPGGAVPLSVLILSLLILFFSAVFIAAGLFAFVLKRRKKLPFRKRHEVDLTGMQMQCRIFEDRPNNSPEKAPGHVYDYIPHPVTQMCNNPIYKPREEEIGEEFAETKENNTNYRTLIEKDKEWTMAVSSSQLNTIVTVNQAGELPSFHENGVIFPGVVDREKAAPSVGFVDCIYGTVPKLKELHVHPPGMLYPDLQQDARLKETLFFSAGKGFSDQTQSEYLELRAKLQTKPDYLEVLEKTTYRF, from the coding sequence ATGGAACCTTCTCCAGCTGAAACTCGTCTTAAGGGGAGAATGCTGTGGATAATTCTGCTCAGTACGATTGCTCTGGGGTGGACCACGCCGATTCCGTTGATCGAGGACTCCGAGGAGATCGACGAGCCGTGTTTCGATCCCTGCTACTGTGAAGTGAAAGAAAGCCTCTTCCACATACACTGCGACAATAAAGGATTTACAAATATCAGTCAGATCACAGAGTTCTGGTCGAGACCTTTTAAACTTTACCTCCAGAGGAATTCAATGAGAAAACTGTATATCAACAGTTTCCTTCACTTAAACAATGCCGTCTCCCTTAACCTTGGGAACAATGCACTGCAGGACATCCAGGCTGGAGCTTTTAACGGGCTGAAAATTTTGAAGAGGTTATATTTGCATGAGAATAAATTAGATGTTTTTAAAAATGACACTTTCATGGGCTTGGAAAGCCTGGAATATCTGCAGGCTGATTACAATGTCATTAAACGGATTGAAAGTGGGGCGTTCAGAAATCTGAGCAAATTGAGGGTTCTGATTCTGAATGATAACCTTATCCCCATGTTACCCACTAATTTGTTCAAGTCTGTGTCCTTAACCCACTTGGACTTGCGCGGGAACCGATTAAAGATTCTAACGTATAAGGGGATGTTGGATCACATTGGGAGAAGCCTTATGGAAATCCAGTTGGAGGAGAACCCTTGGAACTGTACCTGCGAAATTGTGCAGCTAAAGAGCTGGCTTGAGCGAATACCTTATACAGCCCTGGTGGGGGACATTACCTGCGAGACCCCCTTTCATTTTCACGGGAAGGATCTGAGGGAAATAAAGAGAAGCAAACTCTGCCCTTTGCTCTCTGATAGTGAAGTCGAAGCCAGTTTGGGGATTCCTCAGTTGTCGTCCAGTAAGGAAAACGTCTGGCCTACCAAACCTTCCTCCATGTTGTCCTCTTTTCATTTTACTGCGTCATCAGTTGAGTACAAGCCATCAAATAGGCAACCCAAACCTACCAGGCAACCCAGGGTGCCCAAACCCCCACCTACATCTCGAGGCCTCTATCCTGGTCCCAACCAACCTCCCATAGCTGCCTACCAGACCAGACCCCCGATTCCAATCATATGTCCCACTGGATGTTCCTGTAGTTTACATATCAATGACTTGGGGTTGACCGTCAACTGCAAAGAAAGAGGATTTCACAATATATCCGAACTCCTTCCAAGACCTCTCAATGCTAAGAAATTGTATTTAAGTGGCAATTTGATACAGAAAATTTACAGATCAGATTTTTGGAATTTTTCTTCTTTGGATTTGTTGCACCTTGGGAACAATCGCATTTCTTACGTTCAAGATGGAGCTTTCATCAACCTTCCAAACCTAAAAAGTCTGTACTTAAATGGCAATGACATTGAAAGACTGACCACTGGCATGTTTAGGGGTTTACAAAGCTtacattatttatattttgaatataATTTGATAAGAGAAATTCAACCTGCTGCTTTTAGTCTGATGCCAAATCTGAAGCTACTATTTCTCAATGACAATCTGCTGAGAACTCTTCCAACAGATGCCTTTGCAGGTACGTCCTTGGCCAGACTAAACCTGAGAAATAACCATTTCCTTTACCTTCCTGTGTCGGGAGTTCTGGAGCACCTTAATGCTATTGTACAAATTGACCTGAAACAGAACCCTTGGGATTGCACCTGTGATATAGTTCCACTCAAACAATGGATTGAGACCATCAGCTCTGTCATAGTGGTGGGAGAGGTCTTGTGCACGAGCCCCGAAAACCTGACGAATAAGGATCTCAAATCAGTCGAGATGGAGATTTTATGTCCCGAGCTCCTGCACGCTGCCGCCGCTTCCCCTGCTTCCCCAGATAATACATTCCCTACTAGTTCTTCCGTGTTTGAGTTTACCTCACCAGGGGGCGCCGTTCCCTTGTCTGTTCTCATCCTCAGTCTTCTAATCCTGTTTTTCTCAGCTGTTTTCATTGCTGCGGGCCTCTTTGCTTTCGTTCTGAAGAGGCGTAAGAAACTGCCGTTCAGAAAAAGACACGAGGTGGATTTGACTGGCATGCAGATGCAGTGCAGAATCTTTGAGGACAGACCTAACAACTCCCCCGAGAAAGCTCCAGGTCATGTATATGATTATATTCCGCACCCAGTAACCCAAATGTGTAATAATCCCATCTACAAACCCAGAGAGGAAGAAATAGGAGAAGAATTTGCAGAGACTAAGGAAAACAATACTAATTATAGGACCTTGATAGAGAAGGACAAGGAATGGACAATGGCAGTGTCCAGTTCCCAGCTCAATACAATAGTTACCGTTAATCAAGCTGGGGAGTTGCCGAGTTTTCACGAAAATGGGGTAATCTTCCCCGGGGTGGTAGATAGAGAAAAGGCCGCTCCTAGTGTGGGGTTTGTGGACTGTATTTATGGCACAGTGCCTAAATTAAAGGAACTGCATGTTCACCCTCCTGGCATGCTGTACCCCGACCTTCAGCAGGATGCTAGGTTAAAAGAAACCCTTTTTTTCTCTGCTGGAAAGGGATTCTCTGACCAAACCCAAAGTGAATACCTCGAGTTAAGGGCCAAACTCCAAACCAAGCCGGATTACCTCGAAGTCCTGGAGAAAACAACTTACAGGTTCTAA